In Candidatus Aminicenantes bacterium, the following proteins share a genomic window:
- a CDS encoding prepilin-type N-terminal cleavage/methylation domain-containing protein has protein sequence MQKNNSGFSLIELLLVLVLIGTIVAMTVNFTTRNKDRWSLRDVAREITSTYYQARQRAARENASMRLEILEKSYTYYRNNEILKKEDFPDKIDATATANFLINPSGFILDPLSMKIAGSQTITLSAPRGADFDTLTITIYPYGGLRVEKAFK, from the coding sequence ATGCAAAAAAACAATAGCGGATTTTCGCTTATCGAGTTGCTGCTGGTACTGGTCCTGATCGGGACGATCGTCGCCATGACGGTCAATTTCACCACCCGCAACAAGGATCGCTGGTCGTTGCGCGATGTGGCCAGGGAGATCACCTCCACCTATTACCAGGCACGGCAGCGGGCGGCGCGGGAGAACGCGTCGATGCGCCTTGAAATCCTGGAGAAAAGCTATACCTACTACCGGAACAACGAGATCCTTAAAAAAGAAGATTTCCCGGATAAAATCGACGCCACCGCCACCGCCAACTTCCTGATCAATCCCAGCGGCTTCATCCTGGATCCGTTAAGCATGAAGATCGCCGGCTCGCAGACGATCACCCTGAGCGCCCCCCGCGGCGCCGATTTTGATACCCTGACTATAACCATCTATCCGTATGGAGGCTTACGTGTCGAAAAAGCTTTTAAATAA
- a CDS encoding prepilin-type N-terminal cleavage/methylation domain-containing protein: protein MSKKLLNNKRAFSLIEVLMAIALFTFLVVGVLTMTTMGIRTNSYAQHHTKAVQLAESSMEMLRRVDYNNVLRYFDGISHSVITPNGVTIFPVSEYGSIPQYMDFRRVLLVTYNPNVSSLRVTITWRSQDVDSFPLVLTSQRVAP, encoded by the coding sequence GTGTCGAAAAAGCTTTTAAATAACAAGCGCGCGTTTTCGCTCATCGAAGTGCTGATGGCCATCGCCCTCTTCACCTTCCTGGTGGTCGGCGTGCTGACGATGACCACCATGGGCATCCGCACCAACTCCTACGCCCAGCACCACACCAAGGCGGTGCAGCTGGCTGAAAGCAGCATGGAAATGCTGCGCCGCGTCGATTATAATAATGTCCTGCGATACTTTGACGGAATCTCGCACTCGGTTATCACGCCCAATGGCGTCACCATCTTTCCGGTCTCCGAATACGGTTCAATACCCCAATATATGGACTTTAGACGCGTTTTGCTGGTGACCTATAATCCCAATGTCAGCTCGTTGCGGGTAACCATAACCTGGCGCAGCCAGGATGTCGATTCCTTTCCCCTTGTATTGACCTCGCAGCGGGTGGCGCCATGA